The Hylaeus volcanicus isolate JK05 unplaced genomic scaffold, UHH_iyHylVolc1.0_haploid 12197, whole genome shotgun sequence genome has a window encoding:
- the LOC128883008 gene encoding uncharacterized protein LOC128883008, translated as MGAKLEETLLHTLTSLTTTFPTSSFRYFTLIDIDMRSFFYSQCREGLPSFLVQLFLKYNCDVHWTTRGGESDWIKRWVIALEKCAAGHAPCAFRTRVTHSLVAKHPAGVNKNWISQLIQIPGVDYFASVAIAERFPTPNDIISFMITQQNVKDAVSYLSSIMVHRSNGSKPLTSSVASRLYYLFNMNSKRTDWIIPEID; from the exons ATGGGTGCCAAGTTGGAAGAAACACTACTCCATACACTGACGAGTCTAACCACAACATTTCCCACGTCTTCCTTTCGCTACTTTACTCTCATTGATATTGACATGAGGTCTTTCTTCTACAGCCAATGCAG aGAAGGCTTACCTAGTTTTTTAGTACaacttttcttaaaatacaATTGTGATGTGCATTGGACTACACGAGGAGGCGAG TCAGATTGGATTAAACGTTGGGTCATTGCACTCGAAAAATGCGCGGCTGGTCATGCTCCATGCGCGTTTCGTACACGTGTCACTCATTCTCTAGTTGCAAAACATCCAGCTGGTGTTAACAAAAA ttgGATATCTCAACTCATTCAAATTCCTGGTGTTGATTATTTTGCCTCGGTTGCTATAGCTGAAAG ATTCCCCACTCCAaacgatattatttcttttatgatAACTCAACAAAACGTCAAAGATGCTGTTTCTTATCTAAGTTCAATAATGGTACACCGCAGTAATGGCTCAAAACCTTTAACTTCATCTGTTGCATCCCG TCTGTACTATTTGTTTAACATGAATTCAAAGCGTACCGATTGGATTATACCTGAAATTGACTAg
- the LOC128883009 gene encoding uncharacterized protein LOC128883009, translated as MSKRSVRLPPEVSRVLYVRNLPYKISSEELYDIFGKYGAIRQIRKGCNPETRGTAFVVYDGIYDAKNAVDHLSGFNVAGRYLVVLYYNAVKQQKKLDAQKAKEEIEYARKKLGLDDD; from the exons atgtcaaAACGATCAGTTCGGTTGCCTCCTGAAGTGAGTAGAGTGCTTTACGTACG aaatttacCGTATAAGATATCTTCTGAAGAGCTTTACGATATATTTGGCAAATACGGAGCTATCCGACAAATTCGCAA GGGCTGCAATCCAGAAACACGTGGGACAGCCTTTGTAGTTTACGACGGAATTTACGACGCGAAAAATGCAGTGGATCATTTATCTGGATTTAACGTTGCTGGCCG ataTCTcgttgttttatattataatgctGTTAAGCAGCAAAAAAAACTTGATGCTCAAAAAGCTAAAGAGGAAATAGAATATGCAAGGAAAAAACTAGGACTTGATGATGATTAA
- the LOC128883006 gene encoding 60S ribosomal export protein NMD3-like, translating to MTDILENLQNISCCVCGSIIPANPTGQCSFCLTNSVDITEGIEKNLVLPFCRHCNRYQRPPWLKCDWESKELLALCLKRIRALQSLREIILVDAAFQYTEPHSRRIKVRLTLQKEIVPGAILEHNCIVEYVIQPTQCDECKKAFTPHTWAAVVQIRQKVQHKRSLMYLEQVILKHKAHENTLKITESPDGMDAEFSSISNAQKFAEFVQCHLLTRSKSSKQLVSHDSKSNTAFYKHTLLVDICPICKDDLVFVPPKICTSIYGGISNFLLCARATTTLQLVDPFSHRSLIVAEDKFWKHPFSSILTRRHLTSFVVLNIETVSQSHETSSTATKRSLTRCGKIKKKKKHAFFHDFKDSDAILDEKKPNTTLTLPLHGVAYIQIARLSDFGVNDLQYNVRSHLGDVLRVGDHCSGYDLTTLNLGGSHDDIGVTNKIQEDVILVRKIRKTGMTKRPWVLKRLDMMSSNVKPKNSQHMDLEEFKCDLEDDVVLQKEVNFYKNPISINDQQDEDNTVLCHLLEDLTLQDDPKLFA from the exons ATGACAGATATTTTAGAGAATTTACAAAACATAAGTTGCTGTGTTTGTGGTAGTATCATACCAGCCAATCCAACAGGACAATGTTCGTTTTGTTTAACGAATTCTGTTGATATAACTGAAGGAATTGagaaaaatttagttttacCGTTTTGTCGCCACTGTAATCGTTATCAAAGACCCCCTTGGTTAAAATGTGACTGGGAAAGTAAAGAACTTTTAGCATTATGTTTAAAACGTATTCGAGCATTACAAAGTTTACGTGAAATTATTCTAGTCGATGCCGCTTTTCAATATACCGAGCCCCACAGTCGTCGTATAAAAGTACGATTGACtcttcaaaaagaaattgttcctGGAGCTATTCTCGAGCATAACTGTATCGTTGAATACGTTATTCAACCAACACAATGTGATGAGTGTAAAAAAGCTTTCACACCGCATACATGGGCAGCTGTTGTTCAAATTCGACAAAAAGTTCAACATAAACGTTCCTTGATGTATTTAGAACAAGTGATCTTAAAACATAAAGCTCatgaa aatacaCTTAAAATTACTGAGTCTCCTGATGGCATGGATGCCGAATTCTCTTCCATCTCAAACGCTCAAAAATTCGCAGAATTCGTTCAATGCCATTTATTAACACGAAGTAAAAGTTCAAAGCAATTGGTATCTCATGATTCAAAATCAAATACTGCTTTTTATAAGCATACCCTTCTGGTTGATATTTGCCCTATATGTAAAGATGATTTa GTGTTTGTTCCACCGAAAATATGTACTTCTATTTATGGTggaatttctaattttctacTGTGTGCTCGAGCCACTACTACCCTTCAATTGGTTGACCCTTTTTCTCATCGTTCTCTCATTGTCGCGGAAGACAAATTTTGGAAACATCCTTTTTCTAGTA ttTTAACACGACGTCATTTAACATCTTTTGTGGTTCTTAATATTGAAACGGTCAGTCAATCGCATGAAACGAGTTCGACTGCCACTAAACGGTCTTTAACACGATGCGggaaaatcaaaaaaaaaaaaaagcatgctttttttcatgattttaAAGACTCGGATGCTATTCTTGACGAAAAGAAACCTAACACAACTTTAACTCTGCCTTTACATGGCGTAGCATACATTCAGATCGCTCGACTTTCCGATTTCGGTGTTAATGATTTACAATACAATGTTCGTTCTCATTTAGGAGATGTCTTACGCGTTGGAGATCATTGCTCAGGCTATGATTTGACAACTCTTAACTTAGGAGGTAGTCACGACGACATTGGAGTTACCAATAAG ATACAAGAAGATGTGATTTTAGTTCGAAAAATACGTAAAACTGGTATGACAAAAAGACCGTGGGTGTTAAAACGCTTAGATATGATGTCTTCAAATGTTAAACCTAAAAATTCACAACATATGGACTTGGAAGAATTCAAATGCGATTTGGAAGATGATGTCGTTTtacaaaaagaagttaatttttataaaaacccAAT ATCTATAAATGATCAACAAGACGAGGATAATACTGTATTGTGTCATCTTTTGGAGGATCTCACATTACAGGATGATCCTAAATTGTTTGCATAA
- the LOC128883007 gene encoding uncharacterized protein LOC128883007 isoform X2, with protein sequence MDNVTTRSNMSTESFITEIHPEEKKGFKRPLDQAFKENRQKIILKKRLNLTKTTIETCDSGSSFTQTLNNTNLYEKRNYTTFTPLNPIRHKSHTVNKDFLKSPNLLSFTSLNLLKSEWNQETFLRTNVISHPIRPHSFCFPSIDETLLNVNEEYLEFRYPIPQSLTNSTLAFIRKRPTDFMNINKDSNEGYHSLTDMKHKPVDRLQPSQFIHMSSTSTQKKLGHLNLMCGIREIWYQKYQPKTFLDLISEESFNRQLLSLLNKIKKSQGCHKVDVTKSTSSENIQNKQNTHLLKTFEIMKPKSEPEMKNIGAIAAAQQSSVDMSSIVLIAGPSGSGKSSAARILARQAGDYRFRI encoded by the exons ATGGATAACGTAACGACGCGATCCAATATGTCAACGGAATCATTTATAACAGAAATTCATCCTGAAGAAAAAAAGGGGTTTAAACGACCTTTAGATCAAgcttttaaagaaaatcgtcaaaagattatattaaaaaaacgttTGAATTTAACCAAGACTACTATTGAAACTTGTGACTCGGGTAGTTCTTTTACCCAAACATTAAATAA TACTAACCTTTATGAGAAGAGAAATTACA CCACCTTTACCCCGTTAAACCCCATTCGTCATAAGAGTCACACTGTTAATAAAGATTTTCTTAAGTCTCCTAATTTGTTAAGTTTTACGTCattgaatcttttaaaaagcGAATGGAATCAAGAAACGTTTCTCCGTACGAATGTAATAAGCCATCCAATTAGACCACattcgttttgttttccttcAATTGACGAGACACTG TTAAATGTCAACGAAGAGTATCTTGAATTTCGTTACCCTATTCCACAATCGCTAACAAACTCAACATTAGCTTTTATACGG aaaagacCAACAGACtttatgaatattaacaaAGACTCTAACGAAGGTTATCATTCCTTGACCGATATGAAGCACAA ACCAGTAGATAGATTGCAACCGAGCCAATTCATCCATATGTCATCCACATCCACTCAAAAAAAATTAGGTCATCTTAATCTTATGTGCGGCATTCGGGAAATTTGGTATCAAAAATATCAACCTAAAAC attTCTTGATCTTATATCAGAAGAATCATTCAATCGTCAATTGTTATCtttactaaacaaaattaaaaaatctcaaGGTTGCCATAAGGTTGATGTAACGAAATCAACGTCTAGTGAAAACAtccaaaataaacaaaacactcatttattaaaaacgtttgaaataatgaaaccGAAGTCGGAacctgaaatgaaaaatattggagcT attgcTGCTGCGCAACAATCGTCGGTAGACATGTCTTCAATTGTGCTTATTGCAGGCCCATCTGGGTCTGGAAAATCCTCTGCAGCCAGAATTCTAGCACGTCAAGCAGG AGATTACCGCTTCAGAATATAA